One part of the Gemmatimonadaceae bacterium genome encodes these proteins:
- a CDS encoding response regulator codes for MENNSPPANAPLILVADDVSANVELLFDQLHVLGFRAIAAADGPSALAMCFERRPDLCILDVSMPAGDLGVDDRSTGFEVCRRIKRDPRTKSIPIIFVTALNDTTDRVKAIEAGGDDFLTKPHNRLVLGARVRSLLKLKATTDSLEDTLRKLREVEKMRDDLMKMIVHDLKTPLTSILATTEMLIDGDFGPLNAEQRKMLTDAEGKADDLLALIGDLLEVSRIEEATMTLDLQPIAPAALLNEVAHEWSIRFQQEGATAVVDVTDDAPVFEADRSLIKRVLGNLVQNALTHSATAVTLQLCARRNDDGIL; via the coding sequence GTGGAGAACAACAGCCCGCCCGCGAACGCCCCGCTGATTCTCGTCGCCGACGACGTGTCGGCGAACGTGGAGTTGTTGTTCGACCAACTCCACGTGTTGGGATTTCGCGCGATCGCGGCGGCCGACGGCCCGTCGGCGCTGGCCATGTGCTTCGAGCGGCGTCCGGATCTGTGCATTCTCGACGTGTCGATGCCGGCCGGTGATCTGGGGGTGGACGACCGCTCCACCGGGTTCGAGGTGTGCCGCCGCATCAAGCGCGACCCGCGCACGAAGAGCATTCCGATCATCTTCGTCACCGCGCTCAACGACACCACCGATCGCGTGAAGGCGATCGAGGCGGGCGGCGACGATTTTCTCACCAAGCCGCACAATCGCCTCGTGCTCGGCGCACGCGTCCGCAGCCTGCTCAAGCTCAAGGCGACGACGGACTCGCTCGAGGATACGCTGCGGAAGCTGCGCGAGGTCGAGAAGATGCGCGACGATCTGATGAAGATGATCGTGCACGATCTCAAAACGCCGCTCACGTCGATTCTCGCCACGACAGAGATGTTGATCGACGGCGACTTCGGTCCCCTCAACGCCGAGCAGCGAAAGATGCTGACCGACGCGGAAGGCAAGGCCGACGATCTGCTCGCGCTAATCGGAGACTTGCTCGAGGTCTCGCGCATCGAAGAAGCCACGATGACGCTGGACTTGCAGCCCATCGCGCCGGCGGCGCTGCTCAACGAAGTCGCGCACGAGTGGTCGATTCGGTTCCAGCAGGAAGGTGCGACGGCCGTGGTCGACGTTACTGATGATGCGCCGGTCTTCGAAGCCGATCGATCGCTCATCAAGCGCGTGCTGGGCAATCTGGTGCAAAATGCGCTCACACACTCGGCGACGGCCGTCACGTTGCAACTTTGCGCACGGCGCAACGACGACGGCATTCTGTT
- a CDS encoding cytidine deaminase, whose amino-acid sequence MAVEQRPGVEPTGDERTMTMLRERAFAAMDRAYAPYSGFRVGVALLSTDGSVAEGCNVENASYPAGICAERSAVAAAVARGNQRFEAVVIATEAEEPTPPCGMCRQVLEEFSPHLLVVSTTREGREARWTLDELLPRAFTTNSLHRR is encoded by the coding sequence ATGGCGGTCGAGCAGCGGCCGGGCGTGGAGCCGACCGGCGACGAACGTACTATGACCATGCTGCGCGAGCGTGCCTTCGCCGCCATGGATCGTGCGTACGCCCCCTATTCCGGCTTTCGGGTCGGAGTCGCGCTGCTGTCCACCGACGGCAGCGTCGCGGAAGGGTGCAACGTCGAAAACGCGTCGTACCCGGCGGGTATTTGCGCGGAGCGTAGCGCGGTCGCGGCAGCGGTGGCCCGCGGCAACCAACGGTTCGAGGCGGTCGTGATCGCGACGGAAGCCGAAGAACCGACTCCACCGTGCGGCATGTGCCGCCAAGTGCTGGAGGAGTTCTCTCCGCACCTGCTCGTCGTGTCCACGACCCGCGAGGGTCGCGAGGCCCGCTGGACACTCGACGAGCTTCTCCCTCGAGCGTTCACCACGAATTCACTGCACCGGCGATGA
- a CDS encoding phosphopentomutase, whose translation MTRRAAIIILDGVGIGEAPDADVYGDRGSDTLGNLSRAVGGFSLPNLERAGLGNISTLDGMRARGADESSGAWGKMVPRSAGKDSTTGHWEIAGVHLDSAFPTYPNGFPKEIVAEFEAKSGKRTIGNVAASGTTIIDRFGPEHERTGALILYTSADSVFQIAAHEQVVPLDELYRVCAVAREMLVAPNDVSRVIARPFVGEPGAYTRTKNRRDFSIAPPSETLLDALAAAGVPRAGVGKVDDLFAGRSIESKHTASNADGITAISKWLSGGDQGLLLANLVDFDQAFGHRNDAAGFYGALREFDAALPPMLASLQGDDLLFITADHGNDPTTASTDHARECVPLLVLGPRVRPGSVGTRSTFSDLGASVAEWFGIGFRGRGTSFLSQAIVR comes from the coding sequence ATGACGCGTCGAGCGGCGATCATCATTCTCGATGGAGTCGGGATCGGCGAGGCGCCGGACGCCGACGTCTACGGCGACCGGGGAAGTGATACGCTTGGCAACCTGTCGCGAGCAGTCGGCGGCTTCTCATTGCCCAATCTCGAGAGAGCAGGGTTGGGAAACATCTCGACACTCGACGGCATGCGTGCCCGCGGTGCGGACGAGTCGAGCGGTGCCTGGGGAAAAATGGTCCCGCGATCCGCGGGCAAAGACAGCACGACGGGTCACTGGGAGATCGCCGGGGTTCATCTCGACAGTGCGTTTCCGACCTACCCGAACGGCTTCCCGAAGGAAATCGTCGCCGAGTTCGAGGCGAAGTCCGGGAAGAGGACCATTGGGAACGTCGCGGCGAGTGGAACGACGATCATCGATCGGTTCGGGCCGGAGCATGAGCGGACTGGCGCTCTGATACTGTATACGTCGGCTGATTCAGTTTTTCAGATCGCCGCCCATGAGCAAGTCGTGCCGCTCGACGAGCTGTACCGGGTGTGCGCGGTGGCGCGAGAGATGCTCGTGGCGCCGAACGACGTGTCGCGAGTCATCGCCCGACCATTCGTCGGCGAGCCGGGCGCGTACACACGGACGAAGAACCGCCGTGATTTCTCCATCGCTCCGCCTTCGGAGACTCTGCTCGACGCGCTGGCCGCCGCGGGTGTGCCGCGCGCCGGGGTCGGCAAGGTCGACGACCTTTTTGCGGGGCGGAGCATCGAGTCCAAACACACGGCCTCGAATGCCGATGGGATCACGGCGATTTCGAAGTGGCTTTCTGGCGGTGATCAGGGGTTACTTTTAGCGAACTTGGTAGATTTCGACCAAGCTTTTGGGCACCGGAACGACGCTGCGGGGTTTTATGGGGCGCTGCGCGAGTTCGACGCGGCGCTCCCACCTATGCTGGCCTCGCTTCAAGGGGACGATCTGCTCTTCATCACTGCCGACCACGGAAACGATCCGACGACCGCGTCGACCGACCACGCGCGCGAATGCGTGCCGCTGTTGGTCCTCGGACCTCGGGTTCGGCCGGGCAGCGTCGGCACGCGCTCCACGTTCTCGGATCTGGGCGCGTCGGTTGCCGAGTGGTTCGGGATCGGGTTCCGAGGCCGCGGGACGTCGTTTCTCTCGCAGGCGATCGTCCGCTGA
- the alr gene encoding alanine racemase, with translation MHALNARAWVDVDLGALLQNGTAYAARAGVPLLPMVKADAYGLGAVPVARALERLDPWGFGVATVVEGEELRQAGVTRPIVVFTPLLVDDLGPAAKAGLTPTLGARDTIVRWRETGRPWQLAIDTGMSRAGIQWNDIGSIADLVAAFPPEGAFTHFHSADAADESRATQEERFTRAIATLPAPVRPAMLHAENSAAVERRGKSPWTVARPGIFLYGVGIGVESGLTPCHVATVRARVVDLRVIEDGETVSYGATYRAMGRRRIATLGIGYADGYRRILGNRAVALVGGRRAPVIGVVTMDMTMLDVTDVPCETGDVATLIGRDGDEEITISDVARFGGLSPYEVLTGLRGRLPRRYIGAGAE, from the coding sequence ATGCACGCTTTGAACGCGCGCGCCTGGGTCGATGTCGACCTCGGCGCGCTCTTGCAAAATGGAACCGCGTACGCGGCACGAGCCGGCGTGCCTCTTCTGCCCATGGTCAAGGCGGATGCGTACGGCCTGGGTGCGGTTCCGGTCGCGCGGGCGTTGGAACGGCTGGATCCGTGGGGTTTTGGCGTCGCGACCGTCGTCGAAGGCGAAGAGTTGCGGCAAGCCGGCGTGACTCGGCCGATCGTCGTCTTTACGCCACTCCTCGTCGACGATCTCGGTCCGGCGGCAAAGGCCGGGCTCACGCCGACGCTTGGGGCGCGCGACACGATCGTCCGTTGGCGCGAGACCGGCCGTCCCTGGCAGTTGGCGATCGATACGGGGATGAGCCGGGCCGGAATACAATGGAACGACATCGGCTCGATCGCGGACCTCGTTGCGGCGTTTCCGCCCGAAGGCGCGTTTACGCACTTTCACTCCGCGGACGCCGCCGACGAGTCTCGTGCGACGCAAGAAGAGCGGTTCACTCGCGCCATCGCGACGCTCCCCGCCCCAGTGCGGCCAGCGATGCTGCACGCCGAAAACAGCGCCGCCGTTGAACGCAGAGGAAAATCGCCGTGGACCGTGGCGCGGCCCGGAATCTTTCTCTATGGCGTCGGCATCGGCGTCGAGAGTGGTCTCACGCCGTGTCATGTGGCGACGGTTCGCGCGCGAGTCGTGGATCTTCGCGTGATCGAGGACGGTGAGACGGTGAGCTATGGCGCCACGTATCGCGCGATGGGCCGCCGTCGGATCGCGACGCTCGGAATCGGCTACGCGGATGGATATCGGCGAATCCTCGGAAATCGTGCCGTCGCGCTGGTCGGAGGACGGCGCGCGCCGGTGATCGGGGTCGTGACGATGGACATGACGATGCTCGACGTGACGGACGTTCCATGCGAGACCGGCGACGTCGCCACGCTGATCGGGCGAGACGGCGACGAAGAGATCACGATTTCGGATGTCGCGCGTTTCGGCGGGCTGAGTCCCTACGAGGTGCTCACCGGACTTCGGGGGCGCTTGCCGCGCCGCTACATCGGAGCAGGGGCGGAATGA
- the mazG gene encoding nucleoside triphosphate pyrophosphohydrolase, which translates to MQVKPSLEDTLSLMRDLRARCDWDAAQTHESLRPYLIEEAYEVDDAIRGGDDPKLREELGDLLLQVLFHSVLAEERGAFDMHDVADTFITKMKARHPHLYGDGVKQPWERMKASRRASIVDGLPADLPALHRAFRLQDRAAGVGFDWPSVEGPLEKVDEEIAEVRAELASPAADAPSRKRLEAELGDLLFAVVNLCRKADVHPALALDSANVKFARRFEAVERIAAERGLVVGKATLHELDSIWDEVKRGE; encoded by the coding sequence ATGCAAGTGAAACCGTCGCTTGAAGATACGTTGTCTCTGATGCGCGACCTTCGTGCCCGCTGCGACTGGGACGCCGCGCAGACGCACGAGTCGCTTCGGCCATACCTGATCGAGGAAGCCTACGAGGTCGACGACGCCATTCGCGGCGGAGACGACCCGAAGCTCCGCGAGGAACTCGGCGACCTCCTCCTGCAAGTCTTGTTTCATTCCGTTCTGGCTGAAGAACGCGGCGCGTTCGACATGCACGACGTCGCTGACACCTTCATCACGAAGATGAAGGCACGGCATCCTCACCTGTACGGCGACGGAGTAAAACAGCCGTGGGAGCGGATGAAGGCCTCTCGGCGGGCGAGCATCGTCGACGGACTACCGGCTGACCTTCCTGCCCTCCACCGCGCCTTTCGACTTCAAGATCGCGCCGCCGGCGTCGGCTTCGACTGGCCAAGTGTCGAAGGCCCGCTCGAGAAAGTCGACGAGGAGATCGCCGAGGTTCGCGCCGAGCTCGCGTCGCCGGCCGCCGACGCGCCGAGTCGCAAGCGCTTGGAGGCGGAGCTCGGCGACCTGCTGTTCGCCGTCGTCAACCTCTGCCGCAAGGCGGACGTCCATCCGGCTCTCGCGCTCGACTCCGCGAACGTGAAGTTCGCGCGCCGCTTCGAAGCCGTCGAACGCATCGCCGCCGAACGCGGTCTCGTCGTCGGTAAGGCCACGCTCCACGAGCTCGACTCGATTTGGGACGAGGTCAAGCGCGGCGAGTAG
- a CDS encoding carboxypeptidase-like regulatory domain-containing protein, giving the protein MRLSLPPTWRGVAVGAALWLAAGVSAPTASAQELRGTVRDSASRQPISTVVLILADSAGKPIVRNLTNERGEFRVQLPVGARRLQLLRIGFRPRDVALPAPIDGVVNLDLAMRMIPTLLDPVQVTDSPNCPRRDDRAAALALWDQARSALLAAVVARETEHTVMKRLHFDRQMGQDGFTPVSQAVHVDSSSGARPFVATRPASEFIERGFVDDSANVAIFNGPDADVMLDDAFPRGYCFQLATPDRDRPHQVGLAFEAAAHKRGRVDVEGAVWIDSTTRSLVEIVFRYVGIDRRFEKYEPGGRVSFHTMADGIPIIDRWSIRPIGVPASSRLGIVAVLPSDMHESGGEVAGVRWEDGRTWAAPLGTLTGIVTHGHVPIGGQIITLAGTDYFAISDSAGRFTITDLVPGPYAIAVADTVLTPLDIVLRTRLAVNAVRDSTIRVGFEAPTADDFAAQLCSQRALAAGRVIILGRALLPDGSPAVGAVVETAVVKLTGVDVVSKVKVDGRGLFHVCDVPKGARVEVRAERESRALTMSASNVHDAVRPVDVMRLTLHADPR; this is encoded by the coding sequence ATGCGCCTCTCACTCCCACCCACGTGGCGAGGCGTGGCCGTCGGCGCGGCGTTGTGGCTCGCGGCCGGCGTGTCTGCGCCGACAGCCAGCGCGCAGGAATTGCGCGGTACCGTCCGCGACAGCGCATCGCGCCAGCCGATTTCGACCGTCGTTTTGATCCTCGCCGACTCCGCCGGCAAGCCGATCGTTCGCAACCTCACCAACGAGCGCGGTGAATTCCGGGTGCAGCTGCCCGTTGGTGCTCGCCGCCTGCAACTCCTTCGCATCGGCTTTCGTCCGCGCGACGTCGCCCTGCCGGCGCCGATCGACGGCGTCGTGAATCTCGATCTCGCGATGCGCATGATCCCGACGCTTCTCGATCCGGTGCAGGTCACCGACTCGCCGAATTGTCCGCGGCGAGACGATCGAGCGGCGGCGCTCGCGCTGTGGGATCAGGCGCGGTCCGCGCTGCTCGCCGCGGTCGTGGCGCGCGAGACGGAGCATACGGTGATGAAGCGGTTGCACTTCGACCGGCAGATGGGACAAGACGGCTTCACGCCCGTGAGTCAGGCCGTGCACGTCGACTCGAGCTCCGGTGCGCGTCCGTTCGTCGCGACCCGCCCGGCGTCTGAGTTCATCGAGCGCGGATTCGTCGACGACAGCGCGAACGTGGCGATATTCAACGGGCCCGATGCGGACGTGATGCTCGACGACGCGTTCCCGCGCGGCTACTGCTTTCAGCTCGCGACGCCCGATCGCGATCGGCCGCATCAGGTCGGCCTCGCGTTCGAGGCGGCCGCGCACAAACGCGGGCGGGTCGACGTCGAGGGTGCCGTGTGGATCGATTCGACGACGCGGTCCCTCGTCGAAATCGTGTTTCGATACGTCGGCATCGACCGCCGCTTCGAGAAGTATGAACCCGGCGGCCGCGTGTCCTTCCACACCATGGCCGACGGAATTCCCATCATCGACCGGTGGTCCATTCGCCCGATCGGTGTGCCCGCGTCGTCGCGCCTCGGCATCGTCGCCGTATTGCCGAGCGACATGCACGAAAGCGGCGGCGAGGTTGCCGGTGTTCGATGGGAGGACGGCCGAACGTGGGCTGCGCCGCTCGGAACCCTGACGGGGATCGTCACCCACGGACACGTTCCCATCGGTGGTCAAATCATCACGCTCGCCGGAACGGACTACTTCGCGATCAGCGATTCGGCGGGCCGGTTCACCATCACCGATCTCGTCCCGGGGCCGTACGCGATAGCGGTCGCGGACACGGTTCTCACGCCGCTCGACATCGTTCTTCGAACTCGGTTGGCGGTCAACGCCGTTCGTGATTCCACCATCAGGGTAGGGTTCGAGGCGCCGACGGCCGACGATTTCGCGGCGCAGCTCTGCTCACAACGCGCGCTCGCGGCCGGACGAGTCATCATCCTTGGGCGCGCCCTGCTCCCCGACGGTTCGCCCGCGGTCGGCGCGGTCGTCGAGACGGCCGTCGTCAAGCTCACGGGCGTCGACGTCGTTTCGAAGGTGAAAGTCGACGGGCGGGGACTCTTCCACGTTTGCGACGTCCCGAAGGGCGCGCGCGTCGAGGTGCGCGCGGAGCGCGAGTCAAGAGCGCTGACGATGTCGGCCAGCAACGTTCACGACGCCGTTCGTCCGGTCGACGTGATGCGTCTTACCCTGCACGCCGACCCGCGGTAG
- the asnS gene encoding asparagine--tRNA ligase has translation MADSAPTQPNTPTPRIGELNQFVGQLVTIRGWVTHVRSSGKVAFAVLRDGTGIVQAVFVKTQLPPDVWERFKELTLETSVHVSGEVRAEPRAPGGYELGVTGLTVFGASPIDYPVQPKEHGIDFLLDNRHFWLRSNRVRAIFSIRNEIEQAIHDFFYERGFLRIDTPILTAAIGERSGLFETKYFDEGTAYLAQTGQLYGEAAAAAFGRIYTFGPTFRAEKSKTRRHLTEFWMIEPEVAWNDSADNMRLQEDFVSFIVQRCLGRRAAELKELERDTAPLERVKPPFHRVDYGDAVTILQGKGSSIVWGDDLGAEDEALLVADYDRPVFVLNYPKGAKAFYMKENPADPRTVLCDDCLAPEGYGEIIGGSQREDDLEKLLHRIHEEGLPVDAYDWYLDLRRYGTFVHSGFGLGLERTVAWVCGLQHIREVIAFPRMMHRLKP, from the coding sequence ATGGCCGATTCCGCGCCGACCCAGCCGAACACCCCGACTCCGCGAATCGGCGAGCTCAATCAGTTCGTTGGCCAACTCGTCACGATTCGTGGCTGGGTCACCCACGTCAGATCGTCGGGGAAAGTGGCGTTCGCCGTACTGCGCGACGGGACCGGGATCGTTCAAGCGGTATTCGTCAAGACGCAATTGCCACCGGACGTTTGGGAGCGTTTCAAGGAACTTACACTCGAAACGTCCGTCCATGTGTCGGGCGAGGTGCGCGCCGAGCCGCGCGCGCCGGGCGGGTACGAACTGGGCGTGACGGGTCTCACAGTTTTCGGCGCGAGCCCGATCGACTACCCCGTGCAACCGAAGGAGCACGGAATCGATTTCCTGCTCGACAACCGGCACTTTTGGCTGCGCAGCAATCGTGTACGCGCGATCTTTTCGATCCGCAACGAGATCGAGCAGGCGATCCACGACTTCTTCTACGAGCGCGGATTTCTGCGGATCGACACGCCGATTCTCACCGCGGCGATCGGCGAGCGGAGCGGGTTGTTCGAGACCAAATACTTCGACGAGGGCACGGCCTACCTCGCGCAGACCGGCCAGCTCTATGGCGAAGCCGCGGCCGCGGCGTTTGGACGGATCTACACGTTCGGGCCGACGTTCAGGGCCGAAAAGTCGAAAACGCGACGCCACCTGACCGAATTCTGGATGATCGAGCCGGAAGTCGCGTGGAACGACTCGGCGGACAACATGCGTTTGCAAGAGGATTTCGTCTCGTTCATCGTGCAGCGTTGTCTGGGGCGCCGCGCCGCGGAACTGAAGGAATTGGAGCGGGACACCGCTCCGCTCGAGCGCGTGAAGCCGCCGTTTCATCGCGTGGACTACGGCGACGCCGTGACGATTCTGCAAGGGAAGGGAAGCTCGATCGTCTGGGGCGACGATCTCGGGGCCGAAGACGAGGCACTGCTCGTGGCCGACTACGACCGGCCCGTGTTCGTGTTGAACTACCCCAAGGGCGCGAAGGCGTTCTACATGAAAGAGAATCCCGCCGATCCGCGCACGGTGTTATGCGACGACTGCCTCGCCCCGGAAGGCTACGGCGAAATCATCGGCGGCTCGCAGCGCGAGGACGATCTCGAAAAGCTGCTGCATCGCATTCACGAAGAGGGGCTGCCGGTCGATGCATACGACTGGTACCTCGACCTGCGCCGCTACGGCACGTTCGTTCACTCGGGGTTCGGGCTCGGACTCGAGCGCACGGTGGCGTGGGTTTGTGGGCTGCAACACATCCGCGAGGTGATCGCGTTCCCGCGGATGATGCATCGGCTCAAGCCGTAG
- a CDS encoding HAMP domain-containing sensor histidine kinase yields MTLRSRLGLGLVLIAVILVGPLVWAIWGIFALRGDAKNLRERDFAASQLIGRLSDGLNDLRRQELALLFTPSVRNKELMNQELQRVGVLTDSLAALQLPDYARGIEPSVDSMTRVAPAEFDAAIRGDTAAADSLSSKAFVPALTRADSLVKLAERALFTRTSDDADAEGARITLIASGSVLALILAIAVAAGVAFWLTRSITSPILDLRAGMRAVADGDLTYRLGTVPSKSDEFGQLAASFTEMTRQLSELDKLKAEFVSVASHELKTPINVMIGYLQLLDEGVYGPVDVRHAEVHRTLVVQANTLARLVKQLLDVSRFEAGGGRLELRSVNLESMLAELERSFHVLAVQREVAFHVESEGGLPREVYWDDDRINEVLGNLLSNAFKFTPHGGTVSLTIEPDDGSVIMRVTDTGAGIPPEQLPRIFEKFYQADNQRARGIGTGLGLAIAKEIVEAHGGWISCESTLGVGTTFTIRLPVRAVRRSIAQRATPAIPSAAAL; encoded by the coding sequence ATGACCCTCCGGTCGAGACTTGGGTTGGGCTTGGTCCTCATCGCGGTCATCCTGGTCGGTCCGCTCGTGTGGGCCATCTGGGGAATTTTCGCCCTGCGCGGCGACGCCAAGAACCTGCGCGAACGTGACTTCGCGGCGTCGCAACTCATCGGCCGGTTGAGCGATGGGTTGAACGATCTGCGACGTCAGGAATTGGCGCTGCTCTTCACACCGTCGGTCAGGAACAAGGAGTTGATGAACCAGGAGTTGCAGCGAGTCGGTGTGTTGACGGACTCGCTGGCCGCGCTCCAACTCCCCGACTATGCGCGCGGCATCGAGCCGTCGGTCGACAGCATGACGCGTGTGGCGCCGGCCGAGTTCGACGCCGCCATCCGGGGAGACACCGCCGCCGCGGACTCGCTGTCGTCCAAGGCATTCGTGCCGGCCCTCACCCGGGCCGATTCTCTCGTCAAACTGGCGGAACGGGCGCTTTTCACGCGCACTTCGGACGACGCCGACGCTGAGGGAGCGCGGATCACGCTCATCGCTTCCGGGTCCGTGCTCGCCCTCATACTGGCGATCGCCGTCGCCGCGGGGGTCGCGTTCTGGCTCACACGGTCGATCACGAGCCCGATACTCGATCTCCGGGCCGGCATGCGCGCGGTGGCCGACGGCGATCTCACGTATCGCCTCGGCACGGTGCCGAGCAAGTCCGACGAGTTCGGGCAGCTCGCCGCCAGCTTCACCGAGATGACGCGCCAGCTGTCGGAGCTCGATAAGCTCAAGGCGGAATTCGTGTCCGTCGCGTCGCACGAGCTCAAGACGCCGATCAACGTCATGATCGGCTATCTACAGCTGCTCGACGAAGGAGTGTACGGACCGGTGGACGTTCGGCACGCCGAGGTGCATCGCACGCTCGTCGTTCAAGCGAACACGCTGGCGCGTCTCGTGAAGCAGCTTCTCGACGTCAGTCGTTTCGAGGCCGGCGGCGGCCGCCTCGAGCTCCGCAGCGTGAATCTCGAAAGCATGCTCGCGGAGCTCGAGCGCTCGTTCCACGTGTTGGCGGTGCAGCGCGAAGTCGCGTTCCACGTCGAGAGCGAGGGCGGGCTCCCGCGCGAAGTGTACTGGGACGACGACCGCATCAACGAAGTCCTCGGCAATCTGTTGTCCAATGCGTTCAAGTTCACACCGCATGGCGGAACGGTGTCGCTCACGATCGAGCCGGACGACGGATCGGTAATCATGCGCGTCACGGACACGGGGGCGGGTATCCCCCCGGAACAGCTGCCGCGCATCTTCGAAAAGTTCTATCAGGCGGACAACCAGCGTGCCCGCGGGATCGGGACGGGCTTGGGACTTGCGATCGCCAAGGAGATTGTCGAAGCGCACGGAGGATGGATCTCGTGCGAAAGCACGCTTGGAGTCGGAACGACGTTCACGATCAGGCTGCCAGTGCGCGCCGTGCGGCGTTCAATCGCGCAGCGCGCCACGCCCGCCATCCCAAGCGCCGCGGCCCTGTGA